Below is a genomic region from Prolixibacteraceae bacterium.
GGCCCTACATTAGCATTTAAAGATGTCGGTGGACGTTTCATGGCTCGTATCCTTAGATACCTTCTAAACGAAGAGAAAGAGAATGTCAACGTATTGGTTGCAACCTCCGGAGATACTGGTAGTGCTGTGGCCAACGGATTCTACGAAGTCGATGGCATCAAAGTGTTTGTTCTTTATCCTAAAGGAAAAGTAAGTAACCTACAAGAGAAGCAGTTCACTACCTTAGGACAAAATATCACTGCCCTAGAGATCGACGGAACTTTCGACGATTGCCAAGCATTGGTAAAAGAGGCATTTATGGACCAAGACCTAAAGTCGCGCCACAAACTAACATCTGCCAACTCTATCAACGTCGCGCGTTTCTTACCACAGGCTTTCTACTACTTCCACGCATGGGCACAACTAAGCGCAGAAGAGAAAGCCAAAGAGGTGGTTGTATCCGTACCTAGTGGTAACCTAGGTAACATCACCGCAGGTATTATTGCACAACAAATGGGACTACCTATCCACCGCTTCATTGCTGCCAACAACGAAAACGACGTGGTATACGAATATATCCAAACCGGAGAATATAAGCCAAGACGATCCGTAGAGACTATTGCCAACGCCATGGACGTAGGAGCACCAAGTAACTTTGCACGTGTCCTAGACCTTTACCAACACGATCATAAGAAAATCACAGCAATCCTCGAAGGCGCAAGATATAGCGACCAAGAGATACGTGAAATCATCTTACGAGTAGCCAAAGACCACAACTACATTTGTGATCCTCATGGAGCCACTGGATTTGCATCTTTAGAAACAGCCCTAAAAGAAGACCAAGTAGGTATTTTCTTAGAGACAGCCCATCCAGCCAAATTCAACGAAACGATGGAAGACATTCTAGGTGACATCGAGATCCCAGAAAAACTAAAAGCCTTCCTCAACAAAGAGAAGAAATCTATTGCGCTATCCAACCAATACAATGACTTCAAAACATTGATTGATCAGATCGCATTCTAATACCAATATATTGGACCATATTGGCAAAAAAAAGTCGCTACGAACCATTTCATAGCGACTTTTTTGGTTTACCATTTTTGATCAACCCGATAGAAGAATAATGAGATTGTAATATGTTGCTGTCATTTCAAGTTAATCATTCTCTAAACTCGGTATATTCTTGCAAAGAATATTCAGCTTCATTTTCATTAAATCACTTTCTTTCTTTCGGTAATTATTTAAATACCCCACTACTCTGGAATATAATTGAATTTCGATTGTAATCCGACCTCTTCTAACACTAAATTCAACCAATATTTTATTCAAAGACCGAACCATTTCATCAATCTTATCAGTGTATTTATCGGATCTTTTAATATAATCTTCTATAACCCGATAATCTACCATAGATACAATACATTTCACAAGAACATATATATTTAAATCGTCTTTATATTGCTTATAGAGAGCCTTAAACTTTTCTGTATCAAAACCGCTAATAAATCGATCGATAATATGAACATTTAAGAAATCTTTCTCTCCTCCATCTTCTTCTAATCTTTTTTCATCTAACATTAGGACCGCAAAAAGTTGCTCTGTACTTACACTCTTTTCTTGATCTTCCAGCTCGAAATCTAACAGTGCCCTAAATGTATTCTTTTTTTCATTACTCTGTTCATCTTTACTATCTACGAGTTTCTTTAGTTTATGTAAATAATTTAAATAGCTCTCAAATTCCTTATCATCCATAAAAGATGATTGTTCTGCCAAATTATAATACAATAAGTAATTCTTATGAAATCCAATATCTTTCTTTTCGTGATTATAATCTAGTGCTTCGATAAACCTCATATAGGTAATATCATAATCCCCTATCTCATAAATTGCTTGAGCAACCTTTTCTTTATCAAATACAGGACTTATAAGTTTTAACTTTGATTCATCACTTGCAGTTCTGTAACGTAATGATCTTAAATCTTCACTTTTCTTGATTTCTTGAGATATCCATATAGCTTGTTTTGGATATCGCTCCATAAACACTTTCATTAACAACAACTGCTCTGTCTCACATAAATTAGATGAAACTGTTTCTGACAAACGATTTGCACATAGCGAGATATTTCTTGGTGTATCGAGAAATTCAATTAAATCAAACTCCCGTTCTATTTCATGAACAGTATAATATAAACTACTATTAGAATCATTCTCTTCCAATTCATTCTTATTTTTTTGTTCAAGAGAATAGTTCCTTAAGTGATTACGCAACTTTTGACCAAACGTAAAATACGATTCGAATTCAAGTTCTGTTATATTTTCATCACGACCATTCTCTTTTAACTTATCGCTTAAAATATTCCATAATAACTTCCTCTTCTCTCTCTTTGACACCTCAGGCAAATTAATACTCAACTGAAAGAATTTTTCTAAATACCGCCTAGACTGGACTTCATTGACAGACATCTTCACAGCAATCTGATTTCTCACATATTCGGGGTCATATGCAACCAAGAAAATTACATTCTTAAAACTACCAGTAACCCTCAATATCTTTAGGCAGGCCATCAGTTCATCACCAGTTAAACGATCCAAATCATCCATCGCCACAACAACTTTACGACCTATCTTTGAAATCGAATCATCAACTAACTTAAACTGGGCCTCTAAGTCCCTATTCTCATCAAAAAAACAATCAAACGAATTCCATATCTTACCAAGATAACCATTATCTATGGTCATAAGTAGTTGTTTATATCGCTTCAATGAAGAAGCCAAGCCTCCATGATAAGGCTTAAGTTTAAATGCCAACGTATTAATAAAATGTATAGACACATCATCTACATTCTTTGCA
It encodes:
- the thrC gene encoding threonine synthase, with amino-acid sequence MIFYSTENKNNKVTLSQAVIQGLADDKGLFMPEKIKALPASFFENISSMSFQEMAFEVAKNFFGEDIPEEALKDIVYDTLSFDTPLVKVNENIHSLELFHGPTLAFKDVGGRFMARILRYLLNEEKENVNVLVATSGDTGSAVANGFYEVDGIKVFVLYPKGKVSNLQEKQFTTLGQNITALEIDGTFDDCQALVKEAFMDQDLKSRHKLTSANSINVARFLPQAFYYFHAWAQLSAEEKAKEVVVSVPSGNLGNITAGIIAQQMGLPIHRFIAANNENDVVYEYIQTGEYKPRRSVETIANAMDVGAPSNFARVLDLYQHDHKKITAILEGARYSDQEIREIILRVAKDHNYICDPHGATGFASLETALKEDQVGIFLETAHPAKFNETMEDILGDIEIPEKLKAFLNKEKKSIALSNQYNDFKTLIDQIAF
- a CDS encoding KAP family NTPase — encoded protein: MSENVNYIDKLEDCLLKYKKELFFSIFLFLFYLLNESNIQKAVSNFCVNNSATFSSFGYIKLIIALSLLLLIISFNIRRLVKNSYHFSSTQICVILNVFIYTSLLSKELYNSLIKYNEELSLINCGLYIWVVFIVFTYIISCPFRCKKREKEAEKKKRTGLLSDKEVESYKDLFPSRQQLVRNLCDEIVAFDCSRSISIGINSPWGNGKSSVINGLKDYICNGQSALENDINFYPRDLHKDIIWVDYRPWFAKNVDDVSIHFINTLAFKLKPYHGGLASSLKRYKQLLMTIDNGYLGKIWNSFDCFFDENRDLEAQFKLVDDSISKIGRKVVVAMDDLDRLTGDELMACLKILRVTGSFKNVIFLVAYDPEYVRNQIAVKMSVNEVQSRRYLEKFFQLSINLPEVSKREKRKLLWNILSDKLKENGRDENITELEFESYFTFGQKLRNHLRNYSLEQKNKNELEENDSNSSLYYTVHEIEREFDLIEFLDTPRNISLCANRLSETVSSNLCETEQLLLMKVFMERYPKQAIWISQEIKKSEDLRSLRYRTASDESKLKLISPVFDKEKVAQAIYEIGDYDITYMRFIEALDYNHEKKDIGFHKNYLLYYNLAEQSSFMDDKEFESYLNYLHKLKKLVDSKDEQSNEKKNTFRALLDFELEDQEKSVSTEQLFAVLMLDEKRLEEDGGEKDFLNVHIIDRFISGFDTEKFKALYKQYKDDLNIYVLVKCIVSMVDYRVIEDYIKRSDKYTDKIDEMVRSLNKILVEFSVRRGRITIEIQLYSRVVGYLNNYRKKESDLMKMKLNILCKNIPSLEND